Proteins encoded within one genomic window of Prosthecobacter fusiformis:
- a CDS encoding putative Ig domain-containing protein yields MKKLLLSAALLLGALSVSQAAPAKLFASNLGNGITPSGGLVGLSSAVVRFGVFPDAYEFDGKTYAQLNTDFIQVGESTTPLSVDGARGFFDVSLDYDTSASYEGNAYSTLAGKKVYIWILTGAVAETAPQQAIFSTSQTWAAESTLFPNHTMVSPDTSAMELVAHVGVLEDGENIGGTAAAHKTAGEAYLLSDVSVSRTPSDESVFTGTQVVFEAVADSGSEFTLTYQWRKNGKNISRATSSTLTLLSAKTTDTGSYDVVVKDGPTVIRTSNAVALNVLSVKPTFVQEPTGDVIPLGADLTLESEAVSPNGVVYQWKKGASLVGANDSQLFIRNATAFDAGAYTVMATNAVKITGGGSTTTKAVQVVVIEQENRTYAGAEAGSIKLTAVYYGKPTGFLWKKDGEPLANGGQFAGVTTKTLTVKTLSVANDGDVYTCEIFSGEDSLESGEFSLVISNAAPSYTDASDPIVMPAALLGSQYSYQIPASTVAGSRPTSYKASGLPSGLVVNAATGLITGSPKASKGAVPYAVTFTISNGPGVRTVTRKATLIVSGLPANLEGTYVAWIARQVELLPSGYSLTNNLGGRIDMTVSKLGAITGKITLGNNKVISFTGSFPDLTVANPTTTIVIRRPAISYVPLDFKFTVNTTTNLLTSATIQDSYLVPGQTKITSATVTGWRRTFSSAAPATNYVGIYNAAVTASGTSASNPKGASILSMTAKTDGSISMTGMTADGEKLTGSTFVGPTGQVVVFNLIYTPLKGSLLGNLQLNNGTVGVGENIANNDTIGGTLSWLRPAGTTTKSRAYQSGFSLNSAALTIAGSRYARTLATNFILDLADERVAKLDFEGEDAGVEVGGSPDIDVLLKASNKVEVQLPNPRTTKLVVNAAKGTFSGTFIHDGVANRSVKFSGHVIRNGTQWEGFGYFLLTQAPGTTTDPIQSGQVTLAIPLD; encoded by the coding sequence ATGAAAAAACTTCTTCTTTCCGCAGCGCTGCTGCTGGGCGCGCTCAGCGTCTCGCAGGCGGCACCTGCCAAACTCTTCGCCAGTAATCTTGGCAACGGTATCACCCCTAGCGGCGGTCTTGTCGGCCTCAGCTCGGCTGTGGTGCGTTTCGGTGTCTTTCCAGACGCTTATGAATTCGATGGTAAAACCTATGCACAATTAAACACGGATTTCATCCAAGTGGGTGAATCCACCACGCCCTTGTCGGTTGATGGTGCTCGCGGTTTCTTTGATGTCTCCCTGGACTATGACACTTCGGCAAGCTACGAAGGCAACGCCTACAGTACTCTCGCCGGTAAAAAAGTCTATATCTGGATCCTCACCGGTGCAGTTGCCGAGACAGCTCCTCAGCAGGCTATTTTCTCCACCAGCCAGACATGGGCTGCGGAGAGCACCCTGTTCCCTAACCACACGATGGTCAGCCCGGATACAAGCGCGATGGAACTCGTGGCGCATGTGGGTGTGCTTGAAGATGGTGAAAACATCGGTGGCACCGCCGCCGCTCACAAAACCGCAGGCGAAGCTTACCTCCTTTCCGATGTGAGCGTGAGCCGCACACCATCGGATGAGTCGGTCTTCACTGGCACCCAGGTGGTTTTTGAAGCCGTTGCAGACAGTGGCAGCGAGTTTACCCTCACTTATCAGTGGCGGAAAAACGGCAAAAACATCAGTCGTGCCACTTCCTCCACACTGACCTTGCTCAGTGCCAAGACCACAGACACTGGCAGCTATGATGTGGTGGTGAAAGACGGCCCGACCGTCATCCGCACCAGCAATGCCGTCGCTCTGAATGTGCTCTCAGTTAAGCCAACGTTCGTGCAGGAGCCTACAGGTGATGTCATCCCTCTGGGAGCTGACCTTACCCTGGAATCCGAAGCGGTGTCTCCGAACGGTGTCGTTTATCAGTGGAAGAAAGGTGCCAGCCTCGTGGGTGCCAATGACTCCCAGCTCTTCATCCGTAATGCTACCGCCTTCGATGCAGGTGCTTACACCGTGATGGCCACCAACGCAGTGAAGATCACTGGCGGTGGTTCCACGACCACCAAGGCCGTGCAGGTGGTTGTCATCGAGCAGGAAAACCGCACTTATGCAGGCGCTGAAGCCGGTTCCATCAAGCTTACTGCTGTTTATTATGGTAAGCCAACTGGCTTCCTCTGGAAGAAAGATGGCGAACCCCTTGCCAATGGCGGTCAGTTTGCCGGTGTGACCACCAAAACTCTGACGGTCAAAACGCTCAGCGTTGCTAATGACGGTGACGTTTATACCTGCGAAATCTTCAGCGGTGAAGATTCCCTGGAATCTGGTGAATTCAGCTTGGTGATCAGCAATGCGGCACCTTCTTATACGGATGCGTCTGACCCGATCGTGATGCCAGCAGCACTCCTGGGTTCCCAGTACTCATATCAAATTCCTGCCAGCACGGTTGCAGGAAGCCGCCCGACTTCTTATAAGGCTTCAGGCTTGCCATCAGGGTTGGTGGTGAATGCCGCCACCGGTCTGATCACAGGTAGCCCGAAAGCAAGCAAAGGAGCTGTTCCGTATGCCGTCACCTTCACCATCTCCAATGGTCCAGGCGTGCGCACAGTGACCCGCAAAGCTACTCTGATTGTGAGCGGCCTGCCTGCCAATCTGGAAGGCACTTATGTTGCTTGGATCGCCCGTCAGGTTGAGTTGCTGCCTTCTGGTTATTCCCTGACCAACAATCTGGGTGGCCGTATCGACATGACCGTGTCCAAGCTCGGTGCCATCACCGGCAAAATCACCCTGGGTAACAATAAGGTGATTTCTTTCACCGGCTCATTCCCAGACCTGACCGTCGCTAACCCGACGACGACCATTGTCATCCGTCGTCCGGCCATCAGCTACGTGCCGCTTGACTTCAAATTCACCGTGAACACCACGACTAATTTGCTTACCAGCGCGACGATTCAGGATTCTTACCTGGTTCCTGGTCAGACGAAAATTACTTCCGCTACTGTCACAGGCTGGAGAAGGACCTTCAGCAGCGCTGCGCCAGCCACGAACTATGTCGGGATTTACAATGCTGCCGTCACTGCCTCAGGCACCTCGGCCAGCAATCCTAAGGGAGCTAGCATCCTGTCTATGACCGCAAAAACGGACGGTTCCATCTCCATGACCGGCATGACTGCCGATGGGGAAAAGCTCACCGGTTCCACCTTTGTCGGGCCGACTGGCCAGGTTGTGGTTTTCAATCTGATCTACACTCCGCTTAAAGGTTCCCTCCTGGGCAATCTTCAGCTCAACAATGGCACCGTAGGTGTTGGCGAGAACATCGCCAACAATGACACCATCGGCGGCACCCTGAGCTGGCTGCGCCCGGCTGGCACCACCACCAAGTCCCGTGCTTACCAGTCCGGCTTCAGCCTGAATTCCGCTGCTCTGACCATCGCTGGTAGTCGTTATGCTCGCACTCTTGCCACCAATTTCATCCTGGATCTTGCTGATGAAAGGGTTGCTAAGCTTGATTTCGAGGGTGAGGATGCGGGTGTCGAGGTGGGCGGTTCGCCAGACATTGATGTCCTGCTGAAGGCCTCCAACAAGGTGGAAGTGCAGTTGCCCAATCCCCGCACGACCAAGCTCGTTGTCAATGCTGCTAAGGGCACCTTCTCGGGCACCTTCATCCATGACGGCGTCGCAAATCGCTCCGTCAAATTCTCCGGCCACGTCATCCGCAACGGCACGCAATGGGAGGGCTTTGGCTACTTCCTCCTCACCCAGGCTCCTGGCACCACCACGGATCCAATTCAATCTGGCCAGGTTACTCTCGCTATCCCTCTGGATTAA